In the Agromyces flavus genome, CGCGCTCGAGCGGGCCCTTCCGGGAGTGCGATTCGGCATCATCACGAACGGCGAGGAGGCCTTCCAGCTCGCCAAGCTCGTGCGGCTCGGACTCGAGGTGGGGCATCCCGGTCGCATCGAGCACGTGGTCGCCTCGGGTTCCGAGGGCGTGACCAAGCCCGATGCGCGGATCTTCCGTGCGGCAGTCGCGCGATTCGCTGCATCCTCGCCGGTCGGAGCGGCCGCCTACGTGGGCGACCGACTGCGCACCGATGCGATCGGCGCCGCACGGGCGGGGCTCGTCGGCGTGTGGCTCAACCGGTCCGGCGAGCGACCCGACGAATCCGACGCGGCCGATGCCGCGGCCGCCGGCGTGCTCGAGATCCGCTCGCTCGCCGAGCTCCCGGCCCTGCTCCGCGACCGCCTGGTGGTCGGGTAGCGCCCGCCAGGGGCGTGCCACCCGACCACCGGAGGGACGACGGCGCTCGGATCAGCGCACGTCGTCGTCGACCCAGTCGAGGGTCTTCGTGACGGCCTTCCGCCAGTTGCGCAGCAGCCGGCCCTGCTCGGCCTCGTCCATCGAGGGCTCCCAACGACGATCCTCCTGCCAGTTCTTGGCAAGGTCGTCGAGGTCGGCCCAGAAGCCGACCGCGAGGCCGGCCGCGTAGGCGGCGCCCAGCGCGGTCGTCTCGGCGACGACCGGTCGCACGACCGGCACGCCGAGGATGTCGGCCTGGAACTGCAGCAGCGTGTCGTTGGACGTCGCCCCGCCGTCGACGCGAAGTTCCGTGAGGTCGATCCCCGCATCGGCGTTCACGGCGTCCACGACGTCGCGCGTCTGGAACGCGATCGCCTCGAGTGCCGCCCGCGCGATGTGCCCCTTCTGCACGTAGCGGGTCAGGCCCACGAGCGCGCCCCGCGCGTCCGGACGCCAGTACGGGGCGAAGAGCCCCGAGAAGGCCGGCACGAAGTACGCGCCGCCGTTGTCCTCCACCGACTTCGCGAGCTCCTCGACCTCGGCGGCCGACGAGATGAGCCCGAGGTTGTCGCGCAGCCACTGCACGAGCGAGCCCGTCACCGCGATCGATCCCTCGAGCGCGTAGTGCACGGGCTGGTCGCCGAGCTTGTAGCCCACCGTGGTGAGCAGCCCGTTCTTCGAGTGGACGATCTCCTCGCCCGTGTTGAAGATGAGGAAGTTGCCCGTGCCGTACGTGTTCTTCGCCTCGCCCACGTCGAACGCGGCCTGGCCGAAGGTCGCCGCCTGCTGGTCGCCGAGGATGCCGGCGATCGGCGTCTCGCGCAGCAGCGAGTGCTCGTTCGCGACGCCGTACACCTCCGACGACGACCTGATCTCCGGGAGCATCGAGCGCGGGACGCCGAACGCGGCGAGGATCTCGTCGTCCCACTGGAGGGTCTCGAGGTCCATGAACATCGTGCGGCTGGCGTTCGTGACATCCGTCGCGTGCACGCCGCCCTCGACGCCGCCCGTGAGGTTCCACAGCACCCAGGTGTCGGTCGTTCCGAAGAGCAGGTCGCCCGCCTCGGCCCTCTCGCGCGCCCCGGGCACGTTCTCGAGGATCCACACGATCTTGGTGCCCGAGAAGTAGGTGGCCAGCGGCAGGCCCACCGTGTCCTTGAACCGCTCGACGCCGCCGTCGGCGGCGAGGCGATCGACGATGGGCTGCGTGCGCGTGTCCTGCCAGACGATCGCGTTGTAGACGGGCTCGCCGGTCGTGCGATCCCAGACCACCGCCGTCTCGCGCTGGTTGGTGATGCCGACCGCGGCGATGTCGTGGCGGGTCAGATTCGCCTTGCCGAGGGCCTGGCCGATGACCTCGCCCGTGTTGCGCCAGATCTCGGCGGGGTCGTGCTCGACCCAACCGGCCTTCGGGAAGATCTGCTCGTGCTCGAGTTGCCCGGTCGAGACGATCGATCCGGCCCTGTCGAAGATGATCGCACGCGACGAGGTGGTGCCCTGGTCGATCGCGAGGACGTAGTCAGCCATCTGAGAACTCCGTTGCTGTCAGTGAATGGGTGATGCGGGTGGGTGGGGTGGGCGGATGCCGCGGCTCAGCCGAGGAGCGGCAGGAGCGGGATCGCGACCCAGCCGGCGAGCAGGCCGCCGACGATCGGGCCGACGACCGGAACCCAGGAGTAGGACCAGTCGCTGCCGCCCTTGCCGGCGATGGGGAGGATGGCGTGCGCGATGCGCGGGCCGAGGTCGCGGGCCGGATTGATCGCGTACCCGGTCGGACCGCCGAGTGAGGCGCCGATGCCGACCACGAGGAGTGCGACGGGCAGCGCGCCGAGCGCCGCCAGGCCCGAGGCGTCGCCCTGGCGGCCGAAGCCGATGACGACGAAGACGAGCACGAACGTGCCGATGATCTCGGTGACGAGGTTCCATCCGTACGAGCGGATGGCGGGGCCGGTCGAGAAGACGCCGAGCTTGTTCGCGGGCTCGGGCTCGGCGTCGAAGTGCTGCTTGTAGGCGAGCCAGGCCACGACGGCGCCGAGGAACGCACCGAGCAGCTGGGCGCCGATGTAGGTGAGCACCGAGAGCACGTCGACCGGCACGCCCGTTCCGAAGGCGGGGTTGCCGAACTCGGTCGCGCCGTTCGCGACGAGCCCGAGGGTCACGGCCGGGTTCAGGTGCGCGCCCGAGGCGTAGGCGACGATGACGCCGGCGAAGACGGCGAGGCCCCAGCCGAAGTTCACCATCAGGAACCCGCCGTTGAGTCCCTTGTTCTTGGCGAGCGCGACGTTGGCGACGACGCCGCAGCCGAGCAGCACGAGCATGGCCGTGCCGACGAGTTCCGACAGGAACACGACACCGAGAGTGTCCACGTTGACCTTCTTTCGTTGTGATCGGGATGCCGCATCCGCGCGGCCCCGATGAAACGTACCGGCGCGTTCCCCCCGGAAACCGGCGTCCCGGGTGCACGTCTGTGCAGATTCGCTCCCCGGCTACTCGATCAGCGACGCTGCCTCGAGCACGACGCCGTGGCGGTCGGCGAGCACGCGGAGCGTGGCCTCGACCTCGGCGCGTCGCTCGACGGCCTCCCACCCGAGCTCGTCGCCCGCGACCGCCGCGAGCTCGTCGAGCAACAGGGGCGTGAGTGCGCCCGTGAAGGCGAGGCTCGTGCGCCGGAGGACGAGGTCGGCGAGGTGCACGACGCGCTCGTTCCGCACCAGCCAGGCGACCTCTTCGCGGGTGTACCCGTCGTGCCCGGCGAGCGGTGTCTCGGGGCCGCCCTCGACCTCGCGGATCAGCGCCTCCGCGCGCGTGCCGTAGCGCTCGAGCAGCGCCTCGGCGCGCGCACGCCCGACCCCGTCGCCGTGTCCGGCCACCCACACGAGGCGGGCGTCGTCCGTCGTCGGATACCCCGCGCCGCCGCCGATCGGCAGGCCCTTCGTGGAGCGCACGCGTGCTCGGCCGAGCAGTCCGAGGACCTCGTCCGCGAGGTGCTCGGCGAGGGCCCGGAAGGTGGTCCACTTGCCTCCCACGAGGCTGAGCAGCGTGGTGCCCGGGCGTTCTGCGACATCCGCCCGCTCGATGCGGTAGTCGCGGCTCACGAAGCCGGGCTGGGTGTCGTCGTGGCGCGGCAGCGGCCGCACCCCCGAGAAGCGGTACACGATGTGCAAACGGTCGACGAGGATGCCTGGGAAAACGTGCGCGATGAGGTCGAAGAAGTAGTCGACCTCGGCTTCGGTGCACACCGCGGGCTCGCGCATGTCGTGCTCGAGGTCGGTGGTGCCGACCATGACCCGGCCCTTGAGCGGATAGATGAGCACGATGCGGCCGTCCTCGTGCTCGAAGAAGATCTCGCGGCCTCCGGTCGCCTCGAGCAGCTCCGGATGGTCGAGCACGATGTGGGAGCCCTTGGTGCCGCCCATGAAGCGACTCTCGCGCCCGAGCCGCGCGTTCGTCAGGTCGGTCCAGGGGCCGGACGCGTTGACGACGACGTCGGCGGCGAGGTCGAACTCCTCGCCCGTGATCGCGTCGCGCACGCGCACCCCATCGGCACCGAACCCGATCGCCTCGAGGTGGTTCGCCGCCCGGGCATGCGGGCCGGCCGCCAGGCCGTCGAACAGCACGTCGAGCGCGAGCCGCTCGGGGTCGTGCATGCTCGCGTCGAAGTAGGTCGCGGTGTACTTCAGGTGCGGGTTCAGCGCGGGCAGCTCGGCGAGCGACTTCTTCGCGCCGAGGAACCGGTGCCGCGGCACGCTGCCGCCGTCGCGGGAGAACGCGTCGTACATGGTGAGGCCCGCCTTGATGAGCGCCGCGCCGCGCTCGGTGGGCCGGCCCTGCTTGTGCGTGAGGAACCGCAACGGCGCGGAGAGGATGCCGGAGAACGTCGAGTGGATCGGCACGGTCGTGCGCAGCGGCTTGACGTAGTGGGGCGCGATCTTCAGCAGCCCGTTCCGCTCCTCGACCGATTCCTTGACGAGCCGGAACTCGCCGTTCTCGAGGTAGCGGATGCCGCCGTGGATCATGTGGCTCGAGGCCGAC is a window encoding:
- a CDS encoding HAD family hydrolase — its product is MFDLDDTLMAHREAVASGILAHLRERGYEAEVAESRALWHELEERHYHAYLAGELTFEQQRRARAAEFARAHGDALDDEAAGAWFARYFEHYRASWALHDDVEPAFDALERALPGVRFGIITNGEEAFQLAKLVRLGLEVGHPGRIEHVVASGSEGVTKPDARIFRAAVARFAASSPVGAAAYVGDRLRTDAIGAARAGLVGVWLNRSGERPDESDAADAAAAGVLEIRSLAELPALLRDRLVVG
- the glpK gene encoding glycerol kinase GlpK translates to MADYVLAIDQGTTSSRAIIFDRAGSIVSTGQLEHEQIFPKAGWVEHDPAEIWRNTGEVIGQALGKANLTRHDIAAVGITNQRETAVVWDRTTGEPVYNAIVWQDTRTQPIVDRLAADGGVERFKDTVGLPLATYFSGTKIVWILENVPGARERAEAGDLLFGTTDTWVLWNLTGGVEGGVHATDVTNASRTMFMDLETLQWDDEILAAFGVPRSMLPEIRSSSEVYGVANEHSLLRETPIAGILGDQQAATFGQAAFDVGEAKNTYGTGNFLIFNTGEEIVHSKNGLLTTVGYKLGDQPVHYALEGSIAVTGSLVQWLRDNLGLISSAAEVEELAKSVEDNGGAYFVPAFSGLFAPYWRPDARGALVGLTRYVQKGHIARAALEAIAFQTRDVVDAVNADAGIDLTELRVDGGATSNDTLLQFQADILGVPVVRPVVAETTALGAAYAAGLAVGFWADLDDLAKNWQEDRRWEPSMDEAEQGRLLRNWRKAVTKTLDWVDDDVR
- a CDS encoding MIP/aquaporin family protein produces the protein MDTLGVVFLSELVGTAMLVLLGCGVVANVALAKNKGLNGGFLMVNFGWGLAVFAGVIVAYASGAHLNPAVTLGLVANGATEFGNPAFGTGVPVDVLSVLTYIGAQLLGAFLGAVVAWLAYKQHFDAEPEPANKLGVFSTGPAIRSYGWNLVTEIIGTFVLVFVVIGFGRQGDASGLAALGALPVALLVVGIGASLGGPTGYAINPARDLGPRIAHAILPIAGKGGSDWSYSWVPVVGPIVGGLLAGWVAIPLLPLLG
- a CDS encoding glycerol-3-phosphate dehydrogenase/oxidase, encoding MSPITSTTTRPHAPRIRAEVSALRARPTAEVVIIGGGINGLATFRDLALQGVDVVLVERDDFVSGASSASSHMIHGGIRYLENGEFRLVKESVEERNGLLKIAPHYVKPLRTTVPIHSTFSGILSAPLRFLTHKQGRPTERGAALIKAGLTMYDAFSRDGGSVPRHRFLGAKKSLAELPALNPHLKYTATYFDASMHDPERLALDVLFDGLAAGPHARAANHLEAIGFGADGVRVRDAITGEEFDLAADVVVNASGPWTDLTNARLGRESRFMGGTKGSHIVLDHPELLEATGGREIFFEHEDGRIVLIYPLKGRVMVGTTDLEHDMREPAVCTEAEVDYFFDLIAHVFPGILVDRLHIVYRFSGVRPLPRHDDTQPGFVSRDYRIERADVAERPGTTLLSLVGGKWTTFRALAEHLADEVLGLLGRARVRSTKGLPIGGGAGYPTTDDARLVWVAGHGDGVGRARAEALLERYGTRAEALIREVEGGPETPLAGHDGYTREEVAWLVRNERVVHLADLVLRRTSLAFTGALTPLLLDELAAVAGDELGWEAVERRAEVEATLRVLADRHGVVLEAASLIE